The Mycolicibacterium aurum genome segment GCCCCACCGAGCAATGTGGATCCCGAACGCAGTAGTCGATGAGCGGCGGCAGAAAGGGTGCGGCTTCGTCGCGGTGGCAGCGGGTCGCGCGACGAGAAGGGCGCTTCATATTCGCGATGGCAGCCGTGGTGGTCGTCACCGTCCTCCTGGTGGCCATCGGCGCAGCAACACATGCGGGGCAACGCCCTAACGCCCCAAGCCCGGGCATGGTGGCCGGCAGCTCGCCGATCGACACCAAGTTGTATACCGATCCCGATGTGCTGGCAGCTGCGGCGGCGCGGGAGGATCCGCGTCTCGCCCCGATCGCGGACACGCCGCAGGCCAAGTGGTTCAGCGACTGGTCCACCTCCGCGACGGTCCGCAGCGATGTGGGCGACTACCTGGCAGGCGCGGCAGCGGCGAATGCAGTCCCGACTATGGTGCTCTACCGCATCCCTGCGCTCGACTGCGGCGGGGGTGCGCGCGACGAGCAGGTGTACAAGGGTGCGCCCACTGAGCAGGAGTACAAGGACTGGGTAGACGGCGCTGCCGAAGCGTTGACGGGGCACGGCGACGCGATCGTCATCCTCGAACCTGACGCACTGCCCCAGCTGGGACACTGCGAGCAGGGCGACCGCGTGGGTCTACTGCGTCACGCGGTCGACGCGCTTTCGGCGACGGGCGCGCGGATCTATATTGACGCTGGACATGAAAACTGGGTGACTGCAGCGGAAACCGCGAACCGGCTGAAAAGCGTGGGCATCGACAAGGTTGCGGGGTTCAGCCTCAACGTGTCCAACTACAACACGACAGAGGGTGAGGTGCTGTTCGCCGAGAGCGTGCGGTTCCACCTCAACGAGCTCGGCGTCACCGACCCGCACTACGTGATCGACACCAGCCGGAATGGGGCAGGCCCGCAGGACCACTACTGCAACGCGCCGGGCGCTCGGTTGGGACAGGCACCGCAGCTGTTCCGCGGTGGGGCCCTTGATGGCCTTCTGTGGGTGAAAAATCCTGGAGAGACCGACGGGGTGTGCCAGGGGGCACCGATCATCGGGTTCTGGGCATCCGCCGCCCTGAGCCTGCTCGGGCTCTAGGCAGCTCAGGAGCCGGCACTCGAAAACCGGCCAGACACCTACTGCAAGAACACTTTGCGGATATCGGCGACCGCAGTGCGGGATTTCGCCGACACCATCACGGAGTGATGTTCGGGCGACAGCTTTGCTTTGAGCTGCTCGAGTCCTGCCACATCCAGAGGCACCGGATCCCAGTGGTTCAGGGTGCGGATTGTGTCGTCGTTCCAATGTCCCGAATCTTCGCCCAGCACCTCTGTCACGTAGAGGCCGTAGAGGATGTACTCGGAAAACCTGTACAGGGGCGCCACGGTTCGCTCCCACTTCCGATGGCCGACGCTCTCCAGCCGCCGCTGCATGCTCAGAACATTGTCGCGCCGCCAGCAGATGGCGTTGCCAATGTAATTCGTGTCGTACTCCTGCTCCTCGGGTAGCCCGAGTATGCGCGCAGCGATGGCATGCCAACGATCGTTGTTGGCGATCTTTCCGCGCTGCCCGGTTTCGACGAACAACGGCACCCTGCCGTCGCGCTCGTAGGCCCGAGGATCGTAGGGCGCAACGAAGAAGACATCGGAATCGGTGTAGAGCAGGACGTCATCGTCGACCGCGTTGGGAATGGAGATTTTGACGATCTGCTGCAGGATCCAGTTCTTGACCGGACGCGTCCGGAAACTGAACCAAAATCGGCGTACACCGGGAATCCGTATCAGCCAGTTCGGAACGATGTCCTCGACGATGAGTATCCGGGTGCGCGCCGATTCCAAGGGTTTGAACATCGGCACGTCGCGCCGGTCGACTACCAGGTAGTGCCGCAAATAAGGTGCAGCCCAACGCTCGACGCTCTCGACCAGCAGGGCGCATCGGTCAAAATCCAGGCGAAAGCTAGGCGTCACCAGCGCATACGAGAGGGGCTGTTTGGCCGGGGTGTTCATCGTCAAAGTCTAGGGGCTCTTCATGATTGAGGGTGTAGTTGGGGCAGAATCCGCCGGTTTCGGTGCTGACCGGCGCCGCGAGGATCCGAACATTTCGAGGCGGCCGCTGATGACTTCGGACAGCTCGCGGTTCCGGCAACTTCGACGCCGTAATCACTCCCTCGCAATGCCTTCAGATCTTGTAAGCCTCACGCCAGAATCCCACCGGATTGCGGATTGCGCGTGCGAGCTTCGCACGCTGCATCCGGGCATGGTCCTTCTTCAACTCCGGCGCGAACGGGCCGGGGCCCGCGGTGAGGTAGCCCCACAGCAACGCGAACGCGCCGATCACGTACGGACGCCGAGCTATGTATCGGAGGCAATGCACGAGGAAGTAGGGAAAGGAGTAGCCGATCCACCGACTAGTCCGACCGTTGCGGTATCGCCCCTGGATCTCGCCCGCGCTCGCGCCGATGGCTCGCGCCAGTTCGAAATGGGCGCCGGTGTCCACGCGGGTTTCCAGACCCGCGTAGTAGCTCACCGCGATCTCGTCGATCGCATCGAAGCCGTGCGCCGCCACCAGCGACTCGGTCGCCCGGTACGCGTCTATCGTGTACAACTTCACCGGTCCGGGCACGTGAAACTTCTGCTCGGCCATGCCCCTGGTGGCGATGACGCCGCCCGCTACGCCGACTCGGCCTTGCGCAAGTTCGATTACTCGTTCGAGGTAGTCGGGGGCCAGTCGCGCATCCGCGTCCAGCTTCATCACGTGCGAATACGGTTTCAGCGGTAGCGTTTTGTCAACGCCGAAACGCCACGCTTTGAACTCCGATCCGCCGAGCAGCCCGCCGTCGTTGGTCTTCGACAGCACCGTAGCCAGGTTTTCGGTGTCCGCCTCCGCGAGACGTTCGGCGGTCCCGTCGGTACTCCCGTCGTCGACCACTACCCAGTCGAAGTCCCGGAATCGCTGCGCTTGAAGGGTGGCGACGAGACCCGACACGTTGTCGGCTTCGTTGTACATCGGCGTGACGATCAGCAGCGTCATGAATTTTCCCCCCGTGTGCCCGAACCGGCGTGAGACTGCCGGACAACCTTCAGAAATGGAACCACGTCACCGACGTAACGCTTCAAGAGTCGGGCGGGGTCGGTCAGGATGCGGTGCAACCACTCGATTCCGAGACGCTGCATCCACATCGGCGCGCGGCGGGCCGCCTCGCCTGCGACGAAGTCGATGGACGCGCCGACGCCCATCAGCACAGCGGTTACGCCGTCGGCATCAAGCAGACTTACCGCGACCCGCTCCTGTAGCGGAGAACCGACACCTACCAGCACGATATCCGCCTTGAATGCGGCCACCCGCTGAGCGAGCGCACGGACGTTGTCGGCTGAACCGAGCCATCCCACCGGAGCTTGTTCCGACTCGACAAGCCAACCACTTTCGCGGAAGACCGCCGACGCAGCTGCAAGCGACGACGGCGTTGAGCCACCGACGAGGAAAATGCGGCGTCCTCCGCCGGGCGTACGGGACAGGGTTTGCGTGATCCCACTTCCGGTGGATCGGCCCGAAATCTCAGCACCCAGGCTTTTCGCGAGCCTTACCACCGGCCAGCCATCCGCGAGAATGAGTCCTGCCCGTCCGTAAATCGAGCCCAACTCAGCTGAAGACTGAAGCCTCGCAATATGATTCATGTTCGGAGTCACGACAAGGTGGGGTGTTCCCGCGGTGAGCGGAGCGCTGCGGGTCAGGACGGCTTCGATGACGTCCGGCTCGCTTATCTGCGACACGTTGAAGCGGGCATACCGTGTGACAATCGGTCGCGACATCACATTTCCCCATCGGCCCTCAAGATTGCGAAACTGCGGGTGACCGATGGGCGGGCGCTTCGCCCCGTCGACACCCGACTCCACCTAAACGGAAATGAGCCGTGAGCGAAAGGCTATCGAGAAGATGTCGCCTCAATGTTTCGGTCCTCTTCGTCGGCCGGCGCGGGGGGCTCGACCTTGCGAACCCGTGACAACACCACACCGAGGATCTTGGCTCCGGCGTGCCGCAACGAGTCAGTGGCAAGGAGCAGCTCCGCGCGTCGCGTGGTCGCCGCCTCCGCGACCACGACCACGTTGGCGATGTTCTGGGTGAAGCGCGAAGCCTCGCTCAAGTTCGTGATCGGCGGGGCGTCCACGATGACCACATCGAAATGGTCGGCGAGATCCCTCATCAAGGCGCCGAACTTCTCGCCGGCGAGCATCTCACCCACGTCGATGGCGCTTCCGCCGCACGGGACAATGGTGAAACCGCCCCAGTTGGTGTGGAGCACCGAATCGTCGAGCTCGATGCGGCCCGAAATCACATCGGTGATCCCCCGGGTCTGAGGGATACCGAGCTGAGCAGCCAGACGGCCCCCTCGCACATCGGCGTCGATGAAGACCACCCGGTTGCCGGCTTCGGCGAGCGCGCCGGCGATGTTGGACGCCACCATCGTCTTGCCTGCACCAGCCCGCGGAGAGGTGAAGACCACCGATGCCGGCGTCCCGTCGACCGCGTAGAGAACGTCGATGGCAATCCGACGGAGGATGGTCTGCAGATCGGGTCGCTGTTCCGTGAATTGCAGCAGAGTCCGCGCGGTGGCGCCACGTATCGTCGGTGTTCCGCCCAGATACGGAACGCCCAAAGCGGTCACGTCGCGGCGCCCACGCACTCGTGTGTCGAAGTTGTCTGCGACCAGTGCGGCGAATATCGCGGCGAAGAATGCCAGTCCAACCGCGACGACCAGGTTCAGCAGGACTTTCGGGGACGACGCCTTGTCTGGGATATCGGCAGGCTGTAGCACGGAAACCTTGACCGGCGACTCCGCGACCGTGGCGGTGCCTTCCAGGCCGGCTATCGCTGCCGGCATCACAGCGGCGATGCGATTGGCAGTGGAGGCAGCTTCCTCGGCCGTCGGCGCCGATACCGACAGGTTGATCACCGACGTGCTCGACGGGATCGTGACTTCTATCCGTTCGACCAGCTCGTGCACTGTGACACCCAAGCCCAGCGAGTCGATGACCGGTTGCAGAACCTGGTTGGTGGTCACCACTTGCGCATAGGTGTTCATGCGATCCGAGACGTACACCTCTCCGACTTGGCGAGTTGCTATCTCTGTCTGCGCGGATAGGTTGGGCGTGAACACCATTCGAACGTCCGTGGTGTAGGCCACCGGCATGAGGAATCCCGCGCCCGCTATCGCGGCACCGACCAAGACGAAGACGGAAACGAATACCGGCCAACGCCGTATCAGCCTGCGGCAGTAGCTACGAAGGTCCATATTCCACCAGACTTGTCGGCACCAGAAAACGCGAGCCTGCGCGTCAGCGGTGGCCTGCTCCCTTCGTCTGACAATAGCGCGAGGAATGCGCGCCGAACGCATGGACTACACGAATGTCACGGACGGAGTTTGCCACAGATTCACGTCGCTCTCGTCGTCATAGCTCGTACCGGCTGGTGACAAACGGGAGAGTCCGCAGCGACGCGGGATCCCATCACGGGGGCGCGGATATCAATGGTCCGAGCGCGACAGGGTGAGCCTGCGTTCGGTCCCCACTGCGGGGAGTTCGAGGTTCGCTGACTGCCTCGTTGCGGGTGTCCGCCCGCGTTGTGAACACGTACCGTCGATCACCTGTTTTCATGCGCCATTCGCGAGTCCGGGCATGACTCAGAACAGACAGAATTGTCGCACTTGCCCTGCTAGGGTACTAATCCGGCCAGCTTTGCTGGGGCCTGTGAAGACTCTCGAAAGTGGAACTGCGTGAATTCGATCGGTTCGGTCCGGCTTCCGGCCCCGCAGCAACTACCGACGCAAGGCGACCCTGACGAAGGTGGTCGTTCACGATCCGAGCACCAACTCCTGCTCCGAGGAACGGCATGACTCCCAGCGTTGTGGCACGCGCGCTTGCGGCGGTGCTCTTGTTCATCCTGCCGATTACGCTTACGGGATCGCTCGCAGGGTCGGCGCAGGCGCAGCCGAGCGACGCCGGCACCCCGGTGGGCGTCACCCTGCCGTGGTCCACCCTGGGTTTGCCATCAACGGTCGATTTGTATGGCGAGGGTGGCAACAGTTTTACGGTGGCGGTGCCCGCCGGCCTGAGCGCTTCGCGATTGCAGGGCATGATTCACACCCCCGTGAACTTCGACACCGGCTACGTCGAGATCGCCGACGGCGACGGCAAGTTCCTGGCGGCGGTTGAAGTGCCTCCCGCGGCACCCGGAATGGTCATGGCCCCGTTCGACGTCGACATATCAGCGGCAGGTGTCAGAGGCTCCTCGACCGAACTGTCTTTCTCGATTCGCGCACGTGACGATCGCGACGAAGTCTGCGACCCGCTCCCGCGACTGCAGTTGAGCAATCTGTCCACGGTCTTCGCCGGAACGCAGCTTCCCGTGACCACCATCGCGAACTTCTTTGCACCGGTGGTCGAGAGGGTCACGATCTACACCGCCACCGATGCCGATTCCTCCGAACAGCAAGCGGTGCTGACGTTGGCATCGGCGGTGGCGCGATTCTATGCTTCCCGGCCGCTGTCGATCACGGTCGTCAGCCAACCGCGCGGCGCGGTACCGCCGCCCGCCCTCGGGCTCGACCGTGCAATCGTCGTCGAGACCGGCGATCCCGGTCTGACCGTCGAAAACCCCGGCGCGCCAAACGCATACCTCCGGGTATCCGGTGACGGCGAGGATCTGTCCAAGCAGGTGTCACTGATCGCCACTCAGCTGCAGCCTCTGGCGCAGTCGAGCGCCGCTCGCGTCGACCAGGCAGGATCTGCCGCCACCGTGGACGGGGACACGCTGACCTTCAAGCAGTTGGAGGTCGGCGGCGGGAAGACGGATACGCTCGGGACGAGCAATCTTCAGGTCGGTATCCAGCGAACATCGTTGGGCCCTCGATTCGACAACGTTCAGGTGCACCTGGTCGCCGACTACACCCCTGTGCCGGCCCAGGATGCGGCATCGGTCGTGGTTCGTGCCGAGAACATCGTCGTCTATCGAGCCCCGCTCGACGATTCCGGACTTCTGGACACGACGTTCGACCTCGATACGTCCGAACTCGACGGCCAATACATCGACCTGGAAATCGCTCTCACCTACACCCCGGCTCAACCGTGCGGGCCGTTGTTGGCGCCGATGACATTCGAGATCGATCCGCGGTCGACGGTGACGATGCACCGCGGCGGCCCCCCGCTCGGCGGCTTCGACGCATTTCCGTCCGAATTCAGCCCGGATTTCCTGGTGGCGCTGGACGGTAGCGGCCCGAATCAGCTCACCTACGCCGCCCGAGTCGTCGCCGCGATTGCGAGACTCAGCAAGAGCGCGATCACACCGCGGCTCGTGGGTCTTCAAACAGCGGCTGATGCCACTTCGGGAGCGCTGATCGTGGCCAATTCCGAGTCGGTCGCACAAACATCGCTCACACCACCAGTGAGCGGCGATGGGGCGGTCGTCAACTTTGCGCTGCCCACCGAACTGCAGATCAACGTCAACGACGGGCTGGGATCCATCCAGGCCTTCGCGGATCCGCCACACAACCGTTCTGTCGTCCTCGTCACGACGACTGCCGACTGGACTCTGGTGGACCCGCTGTTCAGCTACATCGACGGGCCCGCAGGCGACTGGTCACAACTGACGGGTGACGTGCTCGCGGCAGGCGCGGGCGGCACACCCACCAACACCGCGATCAGGACAGCCGACGACGTCGTCGAGCCGACGGTTGTCAGCGCACCGGGTTCATGGCTCAGCGCCCCCGCTGTGGCCGCCGTGGTAGCGGCAATTCTCGCGGTCATCGCGGTGGTGGCAGCGATCCTGTATTTGCGGCGTCGCAGAGCCGGCCGAACCCGCAGACCGGCCCCTGCTCATAGCGCCGAAGACGATCCAGACCTATGACACTCGGCCGAGCGGCGCAACCGAGCATTTCTGGTGAGCCTCGCCGAATCCACGGGGGCTGCAATGTTGGGGAGGATTGACCTCCAGGGGCCGCAGCTGACCGTGAGCGCGGTCGGTTTCGGGTGCGGCGGTTTGATGCAGTCACCCTCGCGCAGAGAGCGGATGGCCGTGCTCGGCAGCGCGTTCGACAACGGGATGACCCACTTCGACACGGCACGCATGTACGGACTGGGAATGGCGGAAGCCGAGTTGGGTGCGTTCGTGCGTACCGTCGACCGCGCCAGCGTGACGATCGCCACGAAGTTCGGCATCGAGGTCGGCGGTGCAGCCAGGCGACTGGCCAGGTTTCAGGCTCCGGCGAGGGCACTCCTTCGGAAGGCGCCGGCCCTGCGGGCCGCCGTCAAGAGCCGCCAGAAGCCGGCCGCGACCGCTCGGGTGTACGACGCCACCGTCGCGGCACGCAGTCTCGACCAAAGCCTCACTGCGCTGGGTGTCGATTACGTCGACATCCTGTTCGTTCACGGCCCCGAGCCGTCGGACACCGTGGCAACCGATGAGCTTCGCGCGTTCTTCGAGAGCGCCCGCCAGCAGGGCAAGATCCGCGCATGGGGGGTGTCGCAGGACGAGGGCCTCGAGGTGGACTTTGCGCGACCGTTCGCGCCCGAGGGCGTCGATCAGCTACGCAGCGATGTACTCCATCCGTCGCCGCGCTCGGCGGACATCACGTTCGGTGTGCTGAACCGGCCGTACGGGATTCTTTCCGCTGCCCTGCGGACCGACGCGCAGATGTCGGCTCGTTGGCGCGACACTCTCGAGATCGATCCACTGGCCCCCGGTGTGCTCGCGAAGCTGATCCTTGGATCGGCTTCGAAGGCAACGGATTCCCGCGCGATCTTGTACAGCACCACCCAACCGGAACGCGTCGCGGAAGCAGCAAGCGCTGTTGCCTCGCCGCTCGACGCGGACATATTGACACGGTTCCTCGCCCTCGCCGAAGAGTTTCGCAAGGGGGCCCCATGATCCGGCGTCCAGAGGAGTTCACCGCGGGCATGACGATCACGACGGATGTCGTGATCGTCGGCGCCGGCCCCATCGGCATTTCCACGGCGCTGGAGCTCGCTAAATCGGGTGTCCAGGTGGCGCTTGTCGAAAGCGGTCTCGAGCGCACGGACCACACAGCTCAGGATCTCGCCGCGTTCGACTCGCGGCAGGACGACTACTTCCACACCCGCAGCGACCTTGCGCTCCGCCGGGCATTGGGGGGCGCGTCGGCACTGTGGGGTGGACGTTGCGTCGCCTACGACCCGATCGACTTCGAGGACCGGCCGCTCACCGCACAGTCGCCGTGGCCGATCCGCTACGAGGACGTGGAGCCGTATCTGCAACGAGCGTGCGATTGGGCCCAATGCGGCCGAGCCGCTTTCAACGCGCGCGATGTTCCGGAGCTGGCGCAACGCGATCTGGTCGCCGGACTAGCTGATGGTGACGTGCGCACGACCGACCTCGAGCGTTGGGCATTGCCGACACGTTTTGGGCGCGAGTACCACAGCGACTTGCGCGACGCGCCGTCCCTTTCGCTGTGGACCGGTCTGACGTGCACGGAGATCGTGACCGTCGAAGGCGGTGACGCCGTCGACCACCTGGTCGTCAGGGCACTCGACGGCCGCGAAGGAAAGGTCGTCGCGACCGATTACGTCGTCGCGACGGGTGGCATCGAGGCAACCCGGCTGCTGCTGGCTTCGGACCTGCATCACCCGGGAGGGCTGGGGAACGCCGGTGGACACCTGGGACGCTGGTACATGACCCATGTCGAAGGCCGGTTCGCGCGCGTGAAGTTCAACACCGACAAGGTCATCCACCAACACGAACGCGACCGCGACGGTGTGTACGTCCGTCGTCGCTTCACCCTCAGCCCCGAGGTGCAACGCAGCCTGAACATGCCCAATGTCGCGGTCTGGCTGGTCAATCCGCCGATCAGCGACCCGTCGCACGGAAGCGGAATCCTGTCGGCGGTCTATCTGACCTTGATCTCCCCTGTCGGGCGTTTCCTGCTCGCCGAGGCCATTCGGGAGACGCACACCAAGATCGACGGCCCACCACAGATCAGGCAGCATCTCCGAAACGTCGTGCGCGACCTGCTTCCGTCGATCTGGTTCGCCATCTCCTTCTCGTACGCCCGCCTCATCCGTAAGGGCCGCAAGGCACCAGGCTTCTTCGTCAAGAGCGCCGAGAACAGATATCTGCTCCACTACCACGGCGAGCAGCTACCCCATTGGGAGAGTCGAATCGAACTCACCGACGAGCGCGACGCGCTGGGGATGCGAAAGGTTCGCACCCATCTGCATTTCTCGGACGCTGACTACGAGTACGCCTATAAGACAGTAGAACTCATCGATGCCTACCTGCGCGACAACGGCGTCGGCAACGTGGAGTGGCTGACCGACGACGCAAAGACTTCGGTACGGACATTCATGCGCGGGTGGGCCGGCTTCCACCAGAGCGGGACCACGCGGATGTCCGCTGATCCAGACGGCGGTGTCGTTGACCCCGACCTTCAGGTCCACGGGGTACGCGGACTGTACGTCGCAAGCACCTCCGTGCTGCCGACGTCGAGTCAGGCCAATCCGACCCTCGTCGGGATCGCGCTCGGAGTTCGGTTGGCCGAGCACCTGGCGAAGTCTCGAAGGACTGATGGAACGTCTGTTTCCGGGAGGTCCTGACCACTGGCGGGTGATACGCTCCGTTCGCATCGGGGAGCCATTCTTGGGGGGACTGTTGGCTGAGGATCGAGAGCTGCTCCCGGCTCCGGACATCGACGTGGTGCGCCACCGCGCGTCATGGACAAGTTCAGCGACCTCGCTGCAGTGCGCGTGCGAAAACCGCAGCCGGCAAGCACTTTTCGATTCCAGTCCGGATCGCGCGGGTAGCGGTTACCCACATCTGCGGCGAACGTGTGGACGTACCGAGCCGCCGACCCCGGCGTCGAAGGCACGACAGTGAAAATTGCGTCATTGGGATATTGGGAGGCGAGTTCCATGCCGGTGATCGAACGGCGATTCGTGACGACGTCAATTCAGAAGGTGTCCTGATGAGCACGGCCGATGCGGTTCTCGTCACAGGCAGTGCCGGTTTCATCGGTAGCGCGTTGGTGAAGCACCTACGCGAGGCGGGTCGGCCCGTCGTGGGTCTCGACCGTGTCGCGGAGTCATCCGCAGACTCGCTCCGCGTCGACCTGACAACCCTCACGGCCGAGGATCTGCCCCAGCCCTGCCCGCCGACGATCATCCACCTCGCCGCCCTGTCGAAGGAGCCCGGTTTCCCGTGGCGGGACTATTTCGCCAACAACGCCGAGGCCACCCGTCGGCTATGCCACGCTGCCGACCAGGCAGGAGTGCAGAACATCGTCTTCACCAGTTCCATGATGGCCTTCGCATCCGGACCGTGGCGACGCTCGGAGACCGACTTCGGCGACGCGGACACCGCGTACGGGGCCAGCAAGCTGCAGGCCGAGGAGATTCTGCGAACCTGGCAGGCCGAGAAGCCCGGTCGCCGGCTGCGCATCGTCCGGCCCGGTGTCGTCTTCGGGCCGGGCGATCAGGGCAACATGCGGCGCCTGATCCATGGCCTCAGCCGTAAGCGCTTCGGCTATATCGGTCGTCAGGACACAGTCAAGAGCTGCATCTACCTCAAGGACATGGTGCGACTGCTGACACTGCTCATCGACGACGACGGGCCGCACGACGTCTACCACGCCGTCTATCCGGAGCCCACGACCATCCGCGACCACGTCGATGCCATCAACGCGGCGTGGGGCTGGGACCGCCGTCCGCCGACGGTTCCCTATCGGTTCGCCTACGCCGCAGCGACACCTTTTGCGGTGATTGATCCAGCGGGCACACGTTTCGGTGTCCATCCGCGGCGCATCCAGAAGCTGCAATTCGATACGAACATCAGCTCGGCCCGCTTGGCCGATATCGGTTTCACCCAGCAGTATTCGCTTACCGAGGCCTTCGCCGACTGGCGAAAGGAATGCGGCGGGCAGCTGCCGCCATGAGCCAGCTATCGCCGGGTTCCCACAACTGGTTCACGCCGCACTCGGACGTACACGCCGACGACTGAGTACACCGGAGGCCATTCCTCGCGTGCGAGCGACGGGATACATGGCGGCCGCCACCACGACCCCCGCAATCTCGGCGGTCAGCGATGTCCGGTCGTAGCCGATGGCTAGGGGCAACAGCGTCCCGATCACACACAGCGCGATGAAGCATGCGAGGCTCCGCGACCCCACCACCGCGACCGGCATCACCATCGCCGGCACGCGGGCGATCAGCAGTCGCATCAGCTGATAGAGGACCACGAACGCGGCCCATGCCAGGACGATCCGGCCGAGCCCACAGTTGGGTTTGTCGAAAAGCCAGTCACCTGCGCCGGCGTGATGCAGCACGATTCCGCCTCCGGCCGTCAGGAATCCGCCACCAACTGCGATCGCGAGACCCGTTGTGCCGCGCAACCAATCGCGCCATCGTGACCAGTACCACCCGACGATGAACGCCGAACAGAACACTGCCTGCCACGCTGCCGTGTTGAAATAAGCCCAGCCGTCCGGTCTGTCCGGAAGTCGGCCCCAATCCGTCGTCAGTGCCACCACATACAGCGATGCCGACAGCACCGCCACCGCCGGCCACCACCCCCGTCGAAACAGCGGCACCCACGCCATCGCGAGTGCCAGCAACACGACATAAATGGACAAGATGTCGAGAGACCCAGGGTTGATCTGCAAGGTCAGGAGCCAAGCGGCGACCTGCGCCGCGCCGGCGTCGGTGTTACCGGGCGGAGCTGGATTGGTTGCGGTAGTCGCTCGCGACACAACAACACTCAGCGCGGTGACGGCAACGTGCGATACGTACAGCAGGGCAGTGCGGCGCGCCAGACGACCCTCCGCACTCGCCACGCCGCCATCGTCGGTTCGTCTGCGGCAGATGATGCCGAGCACAAGACCGGAGATCAGGATGAATCCCGAGGCGCCGTCGACCCACGGCACGACGTGGACCATGCGATCAAGAGATGAACCGTGGCAGATGTGCCCGATCACCATGCTGATGATGCAGAGCCCGCGAACAGCATCGATCGCACTGTCTCTCTGCACGGGCGAATTGTGACAGACGACGCGAGTTACGACACGGCGGCTGGGCAGGCCGATGCAATCATGAGATGGTCAGACCCGGCGATCGGTCGAACCGACCAGACAGCAGAGGCAGATTCCCGTGCAGGGAGAACCCTGTCGGTCACGCGACCCGCGATGGTCAGGCCCGC includes the following:
- a CDS encoding NAD-dependent epimerase/dehydratase family protein, which gives rise to MSTADAVLVTGSAGFIGSALVKHLREAGRPVVGLDRVAESSADSLRVDLTTLTAEDLPQPCPPTIIHLAALSKEPGFPWRDYFANNAEATRRLCHAADQAGVQNIVFTSSMMAFASGPWRRSETDFGDADTAYGASKLQAEEILRTWQAEKPGRRLRIVRPGVVFGPGDQGNMRRLIHGLSRKRFGYIGRQDTVKSCIYLKDMVRLLTLLIDDDGPHDVYHAVYPEPTTIRDHVDAINAAWGWDRRPPTVPYRFAYAAATPFAVIDPAGTRFGVHPRRIQKLQFDTNISSARLADIGFTQQYSLTEAFADWRKECGGQLPP
- the opgC gene encoding OpgC domain-containing protein; this translates as MQRDSAIDAVRGLCIISMVIGHICHGSSLDRMVHVVPWVDGASGFILISGLVLGIICRRRTDDGGVASAEGRLARRTALLYVSHVAVTALSVVVSRATTATNPAPPGNTDAGAAQVAAWLLTLQINPGSLDILSIYVVLLALAMAWVPLFRRGWWPAVAVLSASLYVVALTTDWGRLPDRPDGWAYFNTAAWQAVFCSAFIVGWYWSRWRDWLRGTTGLAIAVGGGFLTAGGGIVLHHAGAGDWLFDKPNCGLGRIVLAWAAFVVLYQLMRLLIARVPAMVMPVAVVGSRSLACFIALCVIGTLLPLAIGYDRTSLTAEIAGVVVAAAMYPVARTRGMASGVLSRRRVRPSAA